The following coding sequences lie in one Streptomyces venezuelae genomic window:
- a CDS encoding 3'-5' exonuclease, with protein sequence MTCWYEGPLAAFDTETTGVDVETDRIVSAAVVVQQGAGTRPRITRWLVNPGVPVPESATAVHGLTEDHLQRTGRWPAPVMEEIARDLAEQGAAGRPIVVMNAPFDLTILDRELRRHRASSLSRYTEGSALCVIDPRVLDKQLDRYRKGRRTLSDLCAHYEVELSEAHDAAADAQAAMDVVRAVGRRFAGRLERLSPAELHTLQAVWHAAQARGLQAWFAKSGTPETVDPAWPLRPELPAAA encoded by the coding sequence ATGACGTGCTGGTACGAGGGCCCCTTGGCCGCATTCGACACGGAGACCACGGGCGTCGACGTCGAGACCGACCGGATCGTGTCGGCCGCCGTCGTCGTCCAGCAGGGCGCGGGAACCCGGCCGCGCATCACTCGCTGGCTGGTGAATCCGGGCGTACCCGTGCCCGAGTCCGCCACCGCGGTGCACGGGCTGACGGAGGATCACCTGCAGCGCACGGGCCGCTGGCCGGCGCCGGTGATGGAGGAGATAGCGCGCGATCTGGCCGAGCAGGGAGCAGCGGGCCGACCCATCGTGGTGATGAACGCGCCGTTCGATCTGACCATTCTGGACCGGGAGTTGCGCAGGCACCGCGCCTCGTCGCTGAGCCGCTACACGGAGGGCTCCGCGCTGTGCGTGATCGACCCGCGGGTCCTGGACAAGCAGTTGGACCGGTACCGCAAGGGCCGCAGGACGCTCTCGGATCTGTGCGCGCACTACGAGGTGGAGCTGTCGGAGGCGCATGACGCCGCGGCGGACGCGCAGGCGGCCATGGATGTGGTGCGTGCGGTGGGGCGGCGCTTCGCGGGCCGTCTGGAGCGGCTCTCGCCGGCCGAGCTGCACACGTTGCAGGCGGTCTGGCACGCTGCTCAGGCGCGCGGTCTGCAGGCGTGGTTCGCGAAGAGCGGCACTCCGGAGACGGTGGACCCGGCGTGGCCGCTGCGTCCCGAGCTTCCGGCGGCGGCCTGA
- a CDS encoding SRPBCC family protein has protein sequence MDWCHYRFRSVWELPAAPPAVFAALERAEDYPLWWPQVREVTRLDDRGGTVRFRSFLPYDLFVTARERRNDPAAGVLEIVMSGDLDGWARWTLTATAAGTRARYDQEVEVRKALMRRLAVPGRPLFRLNHALMMRAGRRGLAARLRAA, from the coding sequence ATGGACTGGTGCCACTACCGCTTCCGCAGCGTCTGGGAACTCCCCGCCGCGCCCCCCGCCGTCTTCGCCGCCCTGGAACGGGCCGAGGACTATCCGCTGTGGTGGCCGCAGGTGCGCGAGGTGACACGGCTCGACGACCGCGGCGGCACCGTCCGCTTCCGGTCCTTCCTGCCGTACGACCTGTTCGTCACCGCACGGGAGCGGCGCAACGACCCCGCGGCCGGGGTCCTGGAGATCGTCATGAGCGGGGACCTGGACGGCTGGGCGCGCTGGACGCTCACGGCCACCGCGGCCGGCACACGGGCCCGCTACGACCAGGAGGTCGAGGTGCGCAAAGCCCTGATGCGGCGCCTCGCCGTCCCCGGGCGTCCACTGTTCCGGCTCAATCACGCCCTGATGATGCGCGCCGGGCGGCGCGGCCTCGCGGCCCGGCTGCGGGCGGCCTGA
- a CDS encoding SCO7613 C-terminal domain-containing membrane protein, protein MTNIPPPAEELRVLDWELRQLDARRTQLLQRRAWLLGVLRAAGPAGPPPRPAGPPAPDATPPSAQNVLLALGGVLLTVAAIAFTVVSWGHLGIGGRSAVLGAVTLAALGTPAFLLRRSLRSTAEAVAGLGLALTVLDAYALRYLALPDVNAFGYAAATSAVLAAIWAGYGLLLRELRLPLPVAVVAAQLPLVLWAGAAQADEYVMTAALLATAAFDTALALWAGVRTVRVAAAAGAGVLGLWGAASAGWLSVQASDAGEAARAGVLLLFAAGIALAVARWAKGAEVVSGAAGACGLLVVAAAGGVLRTVLPAAWTVPAYLACGMALLAVVRASLAWPLRRGVLAASAVVQGLAVLWALPVAAVALLGPFGWGTRVWSGAHGDARDALLLALPLAHPLLAPLVLGAVAAVLAETAGPLGESARRAARYGAPVLLWSAAVALPAALRLPYGAGVATQLLVAAVLLGVAARAASAVPAVTASVLALVSSASVAFLSLATETATLTALGVLAALHLAACVRLARAGSPAPDTAALAACASLVSALALVCASGAAWGLRPEHIGLLSLTVPALAAAAAARLGTHPLTPPVEIMAAVSGAVAVVLAAGDAPVLSLVLALCGVIASGTALRADRHDVGYAAGALFILASWVRLASWEVSAPEAYTLPVAIPALLIGWLRRRRDPAASSWTAYGPGLAVTLLPSLAAAWSDVHWLRPLLLGTAALAVSLAGAHYRLRAPLVLGGTVLTLDALHELAPHIVQVVDALPRWLPPALAGLLLLAVGATYEQRLRDARRFRNVLNRMH, encoded by the coding sequence ATGACGAACATTCCGCCTCCTGCCGAGGAGCTCCGCGTCCTCGACTGGGAGCTGCGCCAACTGGATGCGCGCAGGACGCAGTTGCTGCAGCGCCGGGCCTGGCTGCTCGGTGTCCTGCGCGCGGCGGGCCCGGCCGGGCCGCCCCCTCGTCCGGCCGGGCCGCCCGCCCCCGACGCCACGCCGCCGAGCGCGCAGAACGTCCTGCTCGCCCTGGGCGGGGTGCTCCTGACCGTCGCGGCGATCGCGTTCACGGTGGTGAGCTGGGGCCACTTGGGGATCGGGGGCCGCAGCGCGGTCCTCGGCGCGGTGACGCTCGCGGCGCTCGGCACGCCCGCGTTCCTGCTGCGCCGCTCGCTGCGCTCGACGGCGGAGGCGGTGGCGGGCCTCGGCCTGGCGCTGACGGTCCTCGACGCGTACGCGCTGCGCTACCTCGCGCTCCCGGACGTGAACGCCTTCGGCTACGCGGCCGCCACCTCGGCGGTCCTGGCCGCGATCTGGGCCGGGTACGGCCTGCTGCTCCGGGAGTTGCGCCTGCCGCTGCCGGTCGCGGTCGTGGCGGCGCAGCTTCCCCTGGTCCTGTGGGCGGGCGCGGCGCAGGCCGATGAGTACGTGATGACGGCCGCGCTGCTCGCGACGGCGGCCTTCGACACGGCGCTCGCGCTGTGGGCGGGGGTCCGTACGGTGCGGGTCGCCGCCGCGGCGGGGGCCGGTGTGCTGGGTCTGTGGGGTGCGGCGAGCGCCGGCTGGCTCTCCGTGCAGGCCTCGGACGCCGGTGAGGCGGCCCGCGCGGGCGTGCTGCTGCTGTTCGCCGCGGGGATCGCGCTGGCCGTCGCCCGGTGGGCGAAGGGCGCCGAGGTGGTGAGCGGCGCGGCGGGTGCGTGCGGTCTGCTGGTGGTGGCCGCGGCGGGCGGGGTGCTGCGGACCGTGCTGCCCGCGGCATGGACGGTGCCGGCGTATCTGGCGTGCGGCATGGCGCTCTTGGCCGTGGTCCGCGCCTCGCTGGCGTGGCCGCTGCGGCGCGGGGTCCTGGCGGCGTCGGCCGTGGTGCAGGGGCTCGCGGTGCTGTGGGCGCTGCCGGTCGCGGCGGTCGCTCTGCTCGGCCCGTTCGGCTGGGGGACCCGCGTCTGGTCGGGTGCGCACGGCGACGCCCGGGACGCGCTGCTGCTGGCACTGCCGCTCGCGCACCCGCTGCTCGCCCCGCTGGTGCTGGGCGCCGTCGCCGCCGTGCTCGCCGAGACGGCCGGGCCGCTGGGCGAGTCGGCGCGGCGGGCGGCACGGTACGGCGCGCCGGTGCTCCTGTGGTCCGCGGCCGTGGCGCTGCCGGCCGCGCTCCGCCTTCCCTACGGGGCCGGGGTGGCGACCCAGCTCCTGGTGGCCGCGGTCCTCCTGGGTGTGGCCGCGCGTGCCGCGTCGGCCGTTCCCGCGGTGACCGCGTCGGTTCTCGCGCTGGTGTCGTCGGCGAGCGTCGCGTTCCTGTCGCTGGCCACCGAGACGGCCACCCTCACCGCGCTCGGCGTCCTGGCGGCGCTGCATCTCGCGGCCTGTGTGCGCCTGGCGCGGGCCGGGTCGCCCGCTCCTGACACCGCGGCGCTCGCCGCCTGCGCCTCCCTGGTCTCGGCCCTCGCGCTGGTCTGCGCGTCGGGTGCCGCGTGGGGGCTGCGCCCCGAGCACATCGGGCTGCTCTCACTGACGGTCCCCGCGCTCGCCGCGGCGGCCGCCGCCCGTCTCGGTACGCATCCGCTGACGCCACCCGTGGAGATCATGGCGGCCGTCTCCGGAGCCGTCGCGGTCGTCCTGGCCGCGGGGGACGCTCCGGTCCTGTCGCTCGTCCTGGCGCTCTGCGGGGTCATCGCGTCCGGCACCGCGCTGCGGGCGGACCGGCATGACGTCGGGTACGCGGCCGGGGCGCTGTTCATCCTGGCGAGCTGGGTGCGCCTGGCGTCGTGGGAGGTGTCGGCCCCGGAGGCGTACACCCTGCCGGTGGCCATCCCCGCGCTGCTCATCGGGTGGCTGCGGCGCCGCCGCGACCCGGCGGCCTCTTCCTGGACCGCCTACGGTCCCGGCCTCGCGGTGACACTGCTCCCGAGTCTCGCGGCCGCGTGGAGCGACGTGCACTGGCTGCGTCCCCTGCTGCTCGGCACGGCGGCCCTCGCCGTATCGCTGGCGGGCGCTCATTACCGCCTGCGCGCCCCGCTGGTCCTGGGCGGCACGGTCCTCACCCTGGACGCGCTGCACGAATTGGCCCCGCACATCGTGCAGGTCGTGGACGCGCTGCCCCGCTGGCTGCCGCCCGCGCTCGCGGGTCTGCTGCTGCTCGCGGTCGGCGCCACGTACGAGCAACGGCTGCGTGACGCGCGCCGGTTCCGGAATGTCCTGAACCGAATGCACTGA
- a CDS encoding TIGR02611 family protein: protein MNTGSNDSAGVTDPTAGAKSDPPLGSRAPQYVQSRRVLHLSWQVGVFIVGLAVVVAGIIMLPLPGPGWLVIFGGMAIWATEFVWAQLVLRWTKRKVTEAAQRALDPKVRRRNIILTTIGLVIVAVLVAVYVWKFGITMPWKIKE from the coding sequence ATGAATACGGGGAGTAACGATTCGGCGGGGGTCACGGATCCGACCGCCGGAGCCAAGTCCGACCCGCCGCTCGGTTCGCGGGCTCCGCAGTACGTCCAGTCCCGCCGGGTGCTGCACCTGAGCTGGCAGGTGGGCGTCTTCATCGTCGGTCTCGCGGTCGTCGTCGCGGGCATCATCATGCTGCCGCTGCCGGGCCCCGGCTGGCTCGTGATCTTCGGCGGCATGGCGATCTGGGCCACCGAGTTCGTCTGGGCCCAGCTGGTGCTCCGCTGGACGAAACGCAAGGTCACCGAGGCGGCACAGCGTGCACTCGACCCGAAGGTCCGCCGCCGCAACATCATCCTGACCACGATCGGCCTCGTGATCGTCGCGGTGCTCGTCGCCGTCTACGTGTGGAAGTTCGGCATCACGATGCCGTGGAAGATCAAGGAGTGA
- a CDS encoding SsgA family sporulation/cell division regulator produces MNTTVSCELHLRLVVSSESSLPVPAGLRYDTADPYAVHATFHTGAEETVEWVFARDLLAEGLHRPTGTGDVRVWPSRSHGQGVVCIALSSPEGEALLEAPARALESFLKRTDAAVPPGTEHRHFDLDTELSHILAES; encoded by the coding sequence ATGAACACCACGGTCAGCTGCGAGCTGCACCTGCGCCTCGTTGTGTCGAGCGAGTCCTCACTGCCTGTTCCCGCAGGACTGCGGTATGACACGGCCGATCCCTATGCCGTGCACGCCACCTTCCACACCGGAGCCGAGGAAACCGTCGAGTGGGTGTTCGCCCGCGACCTCCTCGCCGAGGGCCTGCACCGGCCCACCGGTACCGGCGACGTCCGAGTCTGGCCGTCCCGGAGCCACGGTCAGGGCGTCGTCTGCATCGCCCTGAGTTCCCCGGAAGGTGAGGCTCTGCTCGAGGCCCCGGCGCGGGCCCTGGAATCCTTCCTCAAGCGAACGGACGCAGCCGTGCCACCCGGCACGGAACACCGCCATTTCGACCTCGACACGGAGCTCTCCCACATCCTTGCCGAGAGCTGA
- a CDS encoding CGNR zinc finger domain-containing protein gives MLITHDTRCSLDAVVDLVNTAPETNGTDGLASVAALGDFVRGHDVSDVGTLSEGDLADVHRIRARFGEVFAHPEPQAASAILNDLIARAGTTPRLTDHDGYDWHIHYFAPGASVADHLAADCGMALAFFVVAGEQERLRRCEAPDCRHAFVDLSRNRSRRYCDSRTCGNRLHVAAYRARRKEASGASEQSVP, from the coding sequence GTGCTGATCACCCACGACACCCGGTGTTCTCTCGACGCCGTGGTCGATCTGGTGAACACCGCACCGGAGACGAACGGCACGGACGGGCTCGCGAGCGTGGCGGCGCTCGGTGATTTCGTACGCGGCCACGACGTCAGCGACGTCGGGACGCTCTCGGAGGGCGACCTCGCCGACGTGCACCGCATCCGCGCCCGCTTCGGCGAGGTCTTCGCGCACCCCGAACCGCAGGCCGCGTCCGCGATCCTCAACGACCTGATCGCGCGGGCCGGCACCACGCCCCGCCTCACCGACCACGACGGCTACGACTGGCACATCCACTACTTCGCGCCCGGCGCGTCCGTCGCGGACCACCTCGCGGCCGACTGCGGGATGGCCCTCGCGTTCTTCGTGGTCGCGGGCGAGCAGGAGCGGCTGCGGCGCTGCGAGGCACCGGACTGCCGGCACGCCTTCGTCGACCTCTCGCGCAACCGGTCCCGCCGCTACTGCGACAGCCGCACCTGCGGCAACCGCCTGCACGTCGCCGCGTACCGCGCCCGCCGCAAGGAGGCCTCGGGAGCCTCGGAGCAGAGCGTCCCCTAG
- a CDS encoding DsbA family protein, protein MSDSPADRPARPVVIDVWCELQCPDCRTALDDVRALRARYGDRVELRLRHFPLEKHKHSFAAAQAAEEAFEQGQGWPYVEAALAGVEDLDRKGEAHLVDTARELGLDAEEFDTALIDGRHILIVDADQAEGKAIGVTGTPTYVVGGERLDGGKSQEGLRARVEEITDRLLGL, encoded by the coding sequence ATGAGCGACTCCCCTGCCGACCGCCCCGCCCGTCCCGTCGTCATCGACGTCTGGTGCGAGCTGCAGTGCCCCGACTGCCGTACCGCCCTCGACGACGTGCGCGCCCTGCGCGCACGCTACGGCGACCGCGTCGAGCTGCGCCTGCGGCACTTCCCCCTCGAGAAGCACAAGCACTCCTTCGCCGCCGCGCAGGCCGCCGAGGAGGCGTTCGAGCAGGGCCAGGGATGGCCGTACGTGGAGGCCGCGCTGGCCGGGGTCGAAGACCTCGACCGCAAGGGCGAGGCCCACCTCGTGGACACGGCCCGGGAACTCGGCCTGGACGCGGAGGAGTTCGACACCGCCCTGATCGACGGGCGGCACATCCTGATCGTCGACGCCGACCAGGCCGAGGGCAAGGCCATCGGCGTCACCGGCACCCCGACGTACGTCGTCGGCGGCGAGCGCCTGGACGGCGGCAAGAGCCAGGAGGGCCTGCGCGCACGCGTCGAGGAGATCACCGACCGCCTCCTGGGCCTCTAG
- a CDS encoding GNAT family N-acetyltransferase, giving the protein MTTTLRPTGPLQQGADGAKARTYDVCVNSRPVGSIGLATHEVFGPRVCRLHDLRIAEPDRRRGRGTVAALAAEEVARGWGCTRIETTVPADAAAALRLVTALGYVERSRRLTKPLTDPVPALPVGTEGRPMTEAEAGPWLVRAKELYASTWTDRGLPEDEARAKAEDDHARALPRGLATSDTWLSVLTHHGVQVGTLWLSVVDGDAFVYDVAVHADHRGHGHGRSLMRLAEVQGRAAGRDRIGLNVLSDNTPALNLYASLGYEPASYYFWKPLL; this is encoded by the coding sequence ATGACCACGACCCTGCGGCCGACCGGGCCGCTTCAGCAGGGCGCCGACGGCGCCAAGGCGCGCACGTACGACGTCTGCGTCAACAGCCGTCCCGTCGGGTCCATAGGCCTCGCCACCCACGAGGTCTTCGGACCCCGCGTCTGCCGTCTCCACGACCTGCGGATCGCGGAGCCTGACCGCAGGCGCGGCCGCGGCACGGTCGCGGCGCTGGCCGCCGAGGAAGTGGCGCGCGGCTGGGGGTGTACGCGCATCGAGACGACCGTCCCCGCCGACGCGGCCGCCGCGCTGCGGCTCGTCACGGCCCTCGGTTACGTCGAGCGGAGCCGCCGGCTGACGAAGCCGCTGACGGACCCGGTGCCCGCCCTGCCCGTCGGCACCGAGGGCCGGCCCATGACCGAGGCCGAGGCCGGACCGTGGCTGGTGCGCGCGAAGGAGCTCTACGCGAGCACCTGGACGGACCGCGGCCTCCCCGAGGACGAGGCGCGCGCCAAGGCCGAGGACGACCACGCGCGCGCCCTGCCGCGCGGCCTCGCGACATCGGACACCTGGCTGAGCGTTCTCACCCACCACGGCGTCCAGGTGGGCACGCTGTGGCTCTCCGTCGTCGACGGCGACGCGTTCGTCTACGACGTCGCGGTCCACGCCGACCACCGCGGGCACGGGCACGGCCGGTCCCTGATGCGCCTCGCGGAGGTGCAGGGCCGCGCGGCGGGCCGTGACCGCATCGGCCTCAACGTCCTCTCCGACAACACCCCGGCCCTGAACCTGTACGCGTCGCTCGGCTACGAACCGGCGTCGTACTACTTCTGGAAACCGCTGCTCTAG
- a CDS encoding aminotransferase class IV has protein sequence MKIWLNGGLQDLDDARVSVLDHGLTVGDGIFETVKSVEGRPFALTRHLARLAQSARGLGLPEPDLDEVRHACAAVLDANPLPLGRLRITYTGGLSPLGSDRGDQGTTLVVALGEAKQRPDTTAVITVPWTRNERGALTGLKTTSYAENVVALARAHEHGATEALFANTVGQLCEGTGSNVFVVLDGEIHTPPVASGCLAGITRALAVEWTGARETDLPLDVLDRADEVFLTSTLRDVQGVHRVDERELPASPGPVTTKAMRIFTERAADDLDP, from the coding sequence GTGAAGATATGGCTCAATGGCGGGCTGCAGGACCTCGACGACGCCCGCGTCTCCGTGCTCGACCACGGGCTGACGGTGGGAGACGGCATTTTCGAGACGGTGAAGTCGGTCGAGGGGCGCCCCTTCGCCCTGACCCGCCACCTGGCCCGGCTCGCGCAGTCGGCGCGCGGCCTCGGACTGCCCGAGCCGGACCTCGACGAGGTGCGCCACGCCTGCGCCGCCGTCCTCGACGCCAACCCGCTCCCGCTCGGCCGGCTCCGGATCACCTACACCGGCGGTCTCTCACCGCTCGGCTCCGACCGAGGCGACCAGGGCACCACGCTCGTCGTCGCCCTCGGCGAGGCCAAGCAGCGCCCCGACACCACCGCCGTGATCACCGTGCCGTGGACCCGCAACGAACGCGGCGCCCTGACCGGCCTCAAGACCACCTCGTACGCGGAGAACGTCGTGGCGCTGGCCCGCGCGCACGAACACGGCGCCACGGAAGCCCTCTTCGCCAACACCGTCGGACAGCTCTGCGAGGGCACGGGCTCCAACGTCTTCGTCGTGCTCGACGGCGAGATCCACACCCCGCCGGTCGCCTCCGGGTGCCTCGCGGGCATCACGCGCGCGCTGGCCGTCGAGTGGACCGGCGCACGCGAGACCGACCTGCCGCTGGACGTCCTGGACCGCGCCGACGAGGTCTTCCTGACGTCGACGCTGCGCGACGTGCAGGGCGTGCACCGCGTCGACGAGCGCGAACTTCCCGCCTCGCCGGGCCCGGTGACCACCAAGGCGATGCGGATCTTCACGGAGCGTGCCGCCGACGACCTGGACCCGTAG
- a CDS encoding chorismate-binding protein → MARFGRLVATGLRDVTSDPAALDSTGFWAVSADFEGGMVCARFDDVREEDVPAPVPGRWHGPAAGDWTSSLDRATYTEGVRRVRAYIAAGEVYQANLCRVLSAPVPADADVDALTALLARGNPAPYAGTIRLPEHGVELATASPELFLRRDGRHVESGPIKGTGRTEADLLEKDYAENVMIVDLVRNDLGRVCATGSVTVPDLCVVEKHPGLVHLVSTVAGELPPGAGWPELFDAAFPPGSVTGAPKSSALRIIDELETAPRGPYCGGIGWVDADRGTGELAVGIRTFWIDRGEGVLRFGTGAGITWGSDPEGEWRETELKAARLLAVASGTYAASGGTPT, encoded by the coding sequence ATGGCGCGCTTCGGCCGTCTCGTGGCCACCGGTCTGCGCGACGTGACCAGCGATCCCGCGGCCCTGGACTCCACGGGCTTCTGGGCGGTGTCCGCGGATTTCGAGGGCGGCATGGTCTGCGCCCGCTTCGACGACGTACGCGAGGAGGACGTGCCCGCCCCCGTCCCCGGCAGGTGGCACGGCCCGGCCGCCGGGGACTGGACGTCGTCCCTCGACCGGGCCACGTACACGGAAGGCGTTCGGCGGGTACGCGCGTACATAGCCGCCGGCGAGGTCTACCAGGCCAATCTCTGCCGCGTCCTGTCCGCGCCCGTCCCCGCCGACGCCGACGTGGACGCCCTGACCGCCCTCCTCGCGCGCGGGAACCCCGCCCCGTACGCGGGAACGATCCGGCTGCCCGAGCACGGCGTGGAGCTCGCCACCGCCTCGCCGGAGCTCTTCCTGCGCCGCGACGGGCGCCACGTGGAGTCGGGCCCCATCAAGGGCACCGGCCGCACCGAGGCGGACCTCCTGGAGAAGGACTACGCCGAGAACGTCATGATCGTGGACCTCGTCCGCAACGACCTCGGACGCGTCTGCGCCACCGGCTCCGTCACCGTCCCCGACCTCTGCGTGGTCGAGAAGCACCCCGGGCTCGTCCACCTCGTCTCCACCGTCGCGGGCGAGCTGCCCCCCGGGGCGGGCTGGCCGGAGCTGTTCGACGCGGCGTTCCCGCCGGGCTCCGTCACCGGCGCCCCCAAGTCCAGCGCCCTGCGGATCATCGACGAGCTGGAGACGGCGCCCCGCGGCCCGTACTGCGGCGGCATCGGCTGGGTCGACGCCGACCGGGGGACGGGAGAGCTCGCCGTGGGCATCCGCACCTTCTGGATCGACCGGGGCGAGGGCGTGCTGCGCTTCGGGACCGGAGCGGGCATCACCTGGGGTTCGGACCCCGAGGGGGAGTGGCGGGAGACCGAGCTGAAGGCCGCGCGCCTGCTGGCGGTAGCGTCGGGCACGTACGCAGCGAGCGGAGGAACCCCAACGTGA
- a CDS encoding zf-TFIIB domain-containing protein, translating to MQCPKCHAPMHTYNRNGVQIEQCSGCRGIFLDYGELESLTRLEAQWGQQAPPPPAPPTAPQGYPAAPAPAWGAPHGGHHGHGDHYGHKRHKSFGHMLFSS from the coding sequence ATGCAGTGCCCCAAGTGTCACGCACCGATGCACACGTACAACCGCAATGGCGTCCAGATCGAGCAGTGCAGCGGCTGCCGCGGGATATTCCTGGACTACGGCGAGCTGGAGTCCCTGACCCGCCTGGAGGCCCAGTGGGGCCAGCAGGCCCCGCCGCCGCCCGCCCCTCCGACCGCCCCCCAGGGCTACCCCGCGGCCCCGGCCCCCGCCTGGGGCGCCCCGCACGGCGGTCACCACGGCCACGGGGACCACTACGGCCACAAGCGCCACAAGAGCTTCGGGCACATGCTCTTCTCGTCGTAA
- a CDS encoding aminoglycoside phosphotransferase family protein, whose translation MTVPVLAALADSARAVAHRRSGGACVCGDGGAVLADRADASVVRHGDVVAKAHAPDTDPAELAVRLDVAARLPGVLLAPSAPGATRLHGRLVTFWPHGTPVDRDDPDSAPWEAAGALLARLHAAPVPGTIPPMRGPAKAARAVARLRAAEPHPAAPPVLRAWAGLPPWARDEAAAPGPLALCHGDLHLGQLVRGPDGHWLLIDVDDLGMGDPAWDLARPAAWFACGLLSPREWTRFLDAYRDAGGPAVPAGAADPWPALDVPARALTVQTAALAISKAVAGRRALDEVEQALVDACARMSGVDVRPPELAPDATK comes from the coding sequence GTGACCGTCCCCGTGCTCGCCGCCCTTGCCGATTCCGCCCGTGCCGTCGCCCACCGGCGGTCCGGTGGGGCCTGTGTCTGTGGGGACGGGGGCGCCGTGCTCGCGGACCGGGCGGATGCCAGTGTCGTCCGGCACGGGGACGTCGTCGCGAAGGCGCATGCCCCGGACACCGACCCCGCGGAGCTCGCCGTGCGCCTCGACGTGGCCGCCCGGCTGCCCGGGGTCCTGCTCGCGCCCTCCGCGCCCGGCGCCACCCGCCTGCACGGGCGCCTCGTCACCTTCTGGCCCCACGGCACCCCCGTCGACCGCGACGATCCCGACTCCGCCCCCTGGGAAGCCGCCGGTGCTCTCCTCGCGCGGCTCCACGCCGCCCCGGTGCCGGGGACGATCCCGCCCATGCGCGGGCCCGCCAAAGCGGCCCGTGCCGTGGCGCGGCTGCGGGCCGCCGAGCCGCACCCCGCCGCGCCCCCGGTCCTGCGGGCCTGGGCGGGCCTGCCGCCCTGGGCCCGCGACGAGGCCGCCGCGCCAGGACCCCTCGCCCTCTGCCACGGCGACCTGCATCTGGGCCAGCTCGTGCGCGGCCCCGACGGGCACTGGCTGCTCATCGACGTGGATGACCTGGGGATGGGCGACCCGGCGTGGGACCTGGCCCGTCCCGCCGCCTGGTTCGCGTGCGGCCTGCTCTCACCGCGGGAGTGGACCCGCTTCCTGGACGCCTACCGGGACGCCGGCGGCCCGGCCGTCCCCGCCGGCGCCGCCGACCCCTGGCCCGCCCTGGACGTCCCCGCCCGCGCCCTGACCGTGCAGACCGCGGCACTCGCGATCAGCAAGGCCGTGGCGGGCCGCCGCGCCCTGGACGAAGTGGAGCAAGCCCTGGTGGACGCCTGTGCGCGCATGAGTGGAGTCGACGTCCGCCCGCCAGAGTTGGCCCCGGATGCCACGAAGTAG